The nucleotide sequence CGGGGCCGCCTCCAGGCACCGGAGCCCAGGTTCCGGCTCCGCATCCCCCGGAGGATGGAGGCTGTGCGAAGGCCCGGGAACCCGTGAACACCGACGGAACGGCCATCGCGATCACCGCTGCAAGCACTGTCCCGCGCATTTCATGACTCCTTCCGATGTGTGCGGCGTTCCGCCGCACGGGGAAGATCGCCGCGGGCTGTCAATCCTGTCGTACCCCGGGGTTACGGAATGCTACAGACGAGCCCCGGCCGGCAGGCTCCCGCGGTTCTGACGAGATGAAAGGGCCCGGCCGGCGGAGATGCACCCGAACAGCGCCGCGCTGGCGAGCACGATGCAGGCTCCGGCTGGCAGGTCGAGCTCCCAGGAGGCGTACAGGCCAACCAGTCCGGAGACTGCGCTGAAGCAGCAGGCGAGAGCCATCATCACCGGGAGCCTGTGGGTGAGCAGGCGGGCGGAGGCGGCGGGGATCGTCAGCAGGGCGATCACCATGACAAGCCCGACCGATCTCATCAGAACCACCACGGAGAGCCCGGTGAGGCAGAGGAATGCGGTGTAGAGAGCCCCGGCGCCGATCCCCCGGGTTGCTCCGTACTCGGGGTCGAAGGACACGCACAGGATCCGCCTGTAGAAGAGGAGGACGAACGCGAGGGCGGCGGCATCGACAGCGCCCGTCAGCACGAGGTCCGCCGCAGGGACTGCGAGCACGCTCCCGAAGAGGTAGCCCATCAGGTCGCCCCTGTAGCCCGGGGCGAGCGACACGAATATCAGACCGAGCGACATCCCTATCGACCAGACCGCTGCTATCGCAGCCTCGGACCGGCTCCTCGCCCTGGCGGAGATGAAGCCCAGCAGCAGAGCCGCGATGATGCTCGCAGCCGTTGCGCCGGCCAGGGGGGGTATGCCGGCGAGCAGGGAGAGGC is from Candidatus Fermentibacter sp. and encodes:
- a CDS encoding metal ABC transporter permease is translated as MPEALLRFEFLQHAVLAILLGSVACGLIGGLLFVNRLSSLSGGISHAVFGGLGLSLLAGIPPLAGATAASIIAALLLGFISARARSRSEAAIAAVWSIGMSLGLIFVSLAPGYRGDLMGYLFGSVLAVPAADLVLTGAVDAAALAFVLLFYRRILCVSFDPEYGATRGIGAGALYTAFLCLTGLSVVVLMRSVGLVMVIALLTIPAASARLLTHRLPVMMALACCFSAVSGLVGLYASWELDLPAGACIVLASAALFGCISAGRALSSRQNRGSLPAGARL